A single region of the Marinobacter salinisoli genome encodes:
- a CDS encoding DNA-3-methyladenine glycosylase I, with product MSDSQRCPWCGTDPLYVHYHDTVWGRPEWDERALFEKLCLDGQQAGLSWLTILRKQETYRAAYDGFDPERIVRYDDQKVAELLANPGVIRNRLKVQSIIKNARGFLELREKGTNFADFLWSFVNGAPIQNRWQDFEQVPVTTPEAEAMSKALKNAGFTFVGPTIVYAFMQATGMVNDHLVRCPQHQVCRALGQ from the coding sequence ATGTCCGATAGCCAGCGCTGCCCCTGGTGTGGCACCGATCCGCTCTACGTCCACTACCACGATACCGTCTGGGGCCGCCCGGAATGGGACGAGCGGGCGCTGTTTGAAAAGCTCTGCCTGGACGGCCAGCAGGCCGGGCTGAGCTGGCTCACCATTCTTCGGAAGCAGGAAACCTACCGGGCGGCCTATGACGGCTTCGATCCTGAACGCATCGTCCGCTACGACGATCAGAAAGTCGCGGAACTGCTGGCCAATCCCGGGGTTATCCGGAACCGGCTGAAAGTCCAATCGATCATAAAGAATGCGCGCGGATTCCTGGAACTTCGGGAAAAAGGCACAAACTTCGCCGATTTTCTGTGGTCCTTCGTCAATGGCGCACCGATTCAGAACCGTTGGCAAGACTTCGAGCAGGTGCCCGTCACCACCCCGGAAGCCGAGGCCATGTCCAAGGCGCTGAAGAACGCAGGCTTCACCTTTGTGGGCCCGACCATCGTCTACGCCTTCATGCAGGCAACAGGAATGGTCAACGACCACCTGGTCAGATGCCCCCAGCATCAGGTGTGTCGCGCCCTCGGCCAATGA
- a CDS encoding sodium:solute symporter family transporter, giving the protein MTTFEGALFWGFLLVYGVVMYVLSPKSKTADSFYKGADDQGNPVGQWSLTASIFISWIFAKSVTNAANLGAAYGVTGGLAYASYWLSIPVAGYIIYLIRTQTGARSLQDFLTSRFGRLAALAFAAAILIRLYNEVWSNTAVVGGYFGLPGDWEYYAAAMLFTLFTLAYSLKGGLRSSIFTDVIQAVVFVFFVGAVLFLIVPANDTSALLSNGEFRLDAGFDLLLVALLQMFSYPFHDPVLTDRGFVNKEKTMLKSFVVAGLLGFVAVFIFSLVGVHARLNGIEVMGNAPAAVGQSLGLAALFFMSVVMMTSAGSTLDSTFTSLAKSLAVDLPRLAQRASERLPSIRVGAVVMVIFAFAGNLPMFAGTDILKATTISGTMVMGLAPVFLFYGLTRWSPWSFHLSFWTGLGLGVLLAVGLIPASWAIGEGKYALLLGVNAYGFLLCSAGFLLPLVLRRLAGRSLAAGEA; this is encoded by the coding sequence ATGACGACATTTGAAGGTGCCCTGTTCTGGGGATTTTTGTTGGTCTATGGGGTGGTGATGTATGTGCTGTCCCCCAAGAGCAAAACTGCCGACTCGTTCTACAAAGGCGCGGACGATCAGGGCAACCCGGTGGGTCAGTGGTCACTGACCGCCAGTATCTTTATCAGCTGGATATTTGCCAAATCCGTCACCAACGCCGCCAACCTGGGCGCCGCCTATGGCGTGACCGGTGGCCTGGCCTACGCCAGTTACTGGCTGTCGATCCCGGTGGCCGGTTACATCATTTACCTGATTCGTACCCAGACCGGCGCCCGCAGCCTGCAGGACTTCCTCACCTCGCGCTTTGGCCGACTGGCTGCACTGGCGTTTGCTGCCGCGATCCTGATCCGGTTGTACAACGAGGTGTGGAGCAACACCGCCGTGGTCGGTGGTTACTTCGGCCTGCCGGGGGACTGGGAATACTACGCGGCGGCCATGCTGTTCACCCTCTTCACCCTGGCCTACAGCCTGAAAGGCGGGCTCCGGTCGTCAATCTTTACCGATGTCATTCAGGCCGTGGTGTTTGTGTTCTTCGTGGGCGCGGTGCTGTTCCTGATTGTTCCGGCCAACGACACCAGCGCGCTGTTGAGCAATGGCGAGTTCCGGCTCGATGCGGGCTTCGACCTGTTGCTGGTGGCCCTGCTGCAGATGTTCAGCTACCCGTTCCATGATCCCGTGCTGACCGACCGGGGCTTCGTGAACAAGGAAAAGACCATGCTCAAGAGCTTCGTGGTGGCCGGTCTGCTGGGCTTTGTGGCGGTGTTTATCTTCAGCCTGGTGGGTGTCCACGCCCGGCTGAACGGCATTGAGGTTATGGGTAATGCGCCTGCGGCGGTGGGGCAGTCGCTGGGGCTCGCTGCGTTGTTCTTTATGAGCGTGGTGATGATGACGTCCGCCGGCTCGACGCTGGATTCCACCTTTACGTCGTTGGCCAAGTCGCTGGCCGTGGACCTGCCCCGGCTGGCCCAGAGGGCGAGTGAGCGCCTGCCCAGCATCCGTGTGGGTGCGGTCGTGATGGTGATCTTTGCCTTCGCGGGTAACCTGCCGATGTTCGCCGGCACCGACATTCTCAAGGCCACCACCATCTCCGGCACCATGGTGATGGGGCTGGCGCCGGTGTTTCTGTTCTACGGCCTTACCCGCTGGTCGCCGTGGAGTTTTCATCTGAGCTTCTGGACCGGTCTGGGCCTTGGCGTGTTGCTGGCGGTCGGGCTGATTCCCGCGAGCTGGGCCATTGGTGAGGGCAAGTATGCCCTGCTGCTGGGCGTGAACGCTTATGGCTTCCTGCTCTGTTCCGCCGGATTCCTTCTGCCGCTGGTGTTACGCCGGCTGGCGGGGCGTTCGCTGGCGGCGGGCGAGGCGTGA
- a CDS encoding aspartate kinase, producing the protein MASQQHTVEKIGGTSMSNYEAVRDNIIIGNRSKDDLYQRIFVVSAYGGVTNELLEHKKTGEPGVYALFADAESDWAWGDDLTKLVKLLTDINGELFEDPMLKQQADQFITDRIEGVRGCLIDLQRLCSYGQFQLEEHLLTVREMLAGIGEAHSAFNTAMKLQQEGINARFVDLTGWRDAELLPLDQKLKQAFDAVDLSRELPIVTGYTQCKEGLMRTFDRGYSEMTFSRVAVITEAREAIIHKEYHLSSADPKIVGEGKVVPLGRTNYDVADQLANLGMEAIHPKAGKGLRQNEIPLRVMNTFEPEHTGTLITGDYISETPQVEIIAGTKGVFAVEVFDQDMQGEPGSDRRILEILGRFKVRFMSKDTNANTITHYVDGTLKNVKRVVKALKEEFPNAEISTRKVALVSAIGSDMKAPDILGRSVKALVDEEISVLAMHQCMRQVDIQFVVDEDHYDKAIAALHAALIEPHNHEYAIVAASTIG; encoded by the coding sequence ATGGCGTCTCAACAACATACTGTCGAAAAAATCGGCGGTACCTCGATGAGTAACTACGAGGCTGTCCGCGATAACATCATTATTGGTAATCGCAGCAAGGACGACCTCTATCAGCGGATTTTCGTGGTGTCGGCGTACGGCGGTGTCACCAACGAACTGCTGGAACACAAGAAAACCGGTGAGCCAGGGGTCTACGCCCTGTTCGCCGACGCAGAATCGGACTGGGCCTGGGGCGATGACCTCACCAAGCTGGTCAAGCTGCTCACCGACATCAATGGCGAACTGTTCGAAGATCCGATGCTCAAGCAGCAGGCGGACCAGTTCATCACGGACCGGATTGAAGGGGTGCGTGGCTGCCTGATCGATCTGCAGCGTCTTTGCTCCTATGGCCAGTTCCAGCTGGAAGAGCATCTGCTGACCGTGCGCGAAATGCTGGCAGGGATCGGCGAGGCTCACAGCGCTTTTAATACGGCGATGAAACTCCAGCAGGAAGGCATCAACGCGCGGTTTGTCGATCTGACCGGCTGGCGCGACGCGGAGCTGCTGCCGCTGGACCAGAAGCTGAAGCAGGCGTTCGATGCGGTCGACCTCAGCCGCGAGCTGCCGATTGTGACCGGTTATACCCAGTGCAAGGAAGGCCTGATGCGTACCTTCGACCGGGGGTACAGCGAGATGACCTTCAGCCGGGTGGCGGTGATCACCGAAGCCCGCGAGGCGATCATCCACAAGGAATACCACCTGAGCTCCGCCGATCCGAAGATCGTTGGCGAAGGCAAGGTGGTGCCACTGGGCCGGACCAACTACGACGTGGCCGACCAACTGGCCAACCTGGGTATGGAAGCTATCCATCCCAAGGCTGGCAAGGGGCTGCGCCAGAACGAAATCCCGCTGCGGGTGATGAACACCTTTGAGCCGGAGCACACCGGTACCCTGATCACCGGCGATTACATCAGTGAAACGCCTCAGGTGGAGATCATTGCCGGCACCAAAGGCGTGTTTGCCGTTGAAGTGTTCGATCAGGACATGCAGGGCGAACCCGGCTCCGACCGCCGGATTCTGGAGATTCTGGGCCGCTTCAAGGTCCGGTTCATGTCCAAGGACACCAATGCCAACACCATCACCCACTACGTGGATGGCACCCTGAAGAACGTCAAGCGGGTGGTCAAGGCGCTGAAGGAAGAGTTCCCGAACGCCGAAATCAGCACCCGTAAAGTGGCGCTGGTGTCTGCCATCGGCAGTGACATGAAGGCACCGGACATCCTTGGCCGCTCGGTGAAGGCACTGGTCGATGAGGAAATCAGTGTACTGGCGATGCACCAGTGCATGCGTCAGGTGGACATCCAGTTCGTGGTCGACGAAGACCATTACGACAAGGCCATTGCCGCGCTGCATGCGGCGCTGATTGAGCCTCACAACCACGAATACGCGATCGTCGCTGCGTCGACCATCGGGTAA
- a CDS encoding radical SAM protein, whose product MPLIETREARKRIPAVEILEARAFDSWTHTRKGDPRGYIEADRLKELWIHTGTACNLACPFCLEGSHPGDGRIPGMKLSDVKPFIHEALDMGVEQFSFTGGEPFVIRDFVNILDYASQHRPCFVLTNATEPLHKRVHQVEPLINNPYPIHFRVSLDFPDRDRHDKDRGEGSFDGALDGIRWLVDKGFKVSIARQTDTGENPAEVEAAFRAIFRESGIPEDLAFTAFPDLGTPGSDDGSPEITEGCMEKYPTKESRAHFMCTYTRMLVKKGDQVRVYACTLVDDDPQYDLGRTLAESMDERIMLRHHRCFSCYRFGASCSAPA is encoded by the coding sequence ATGCCCCTGATTGAGACACGCGAGGCCCGCAAGCGGATTCCGGCAGTGGAAATCCTTGAAGCGCGGGCGTTCGACAGCTGGACCCACACCCGGAAGGGGGACCCCAGAGGCTATATCGAAGCGGACCGGCTCAAAGAGTTATGGATCCACACCGGCACCGCCTGCAATCTGGCCTGCCCGTTCTGCCTGGAAGGGTCGCATCCGGGTGATGGCCGGATACCGGGGATGAAGCTCAGTGATGTGAAGCCTTTTATCCACGAAGCGCTGGATATGGGCGTCGAGCAGTTTTCCTTTACCGGCGGCGAGCCGTTTGTGATCCGGGATTTCGTCAACATTCTCGATTACGCCAGCCAGCACCGGCCCTGTTTCGTGCTCACCAATGCTACCGAGCCGTTGCACAAGCGCGTTCATCAGGTGGAACCGCTGATCAACAACCCGTACCCGATTCATTTCCGGGTCAGTCTGGATTTCCCGGATCGGGACCGGCACGACAAGGACCGCGGTGAAGGCAGTTTTGACGGCGCACTGGACGGCATCCGCTGGCTGGTGGACAAGGGTTTCAAGGTATCGATTGCCCGTCAGACCGATACCGGTGAGAACCCCGCCGAGGTGGAAGCCGCCTTCCGGGCCATTTTCCGCGAGTCGGGTATTCCCGAGGATCTGGCGTTCACCGCCTTCCCGGATCTGGGCACGCCGGGGTCGGATGACGGCAGTCCGGAAATCACCGAAGGCTGTATGGAGAAGTACCCGACCAAGGAGAGCCGGGCGCACTTCATGTGCACCTACACCCGGATGCTGGTCAAGAAGGGCGACCAGGTGCGGGTTTATGCCTGCACGCTGGTGGACGACGATCCTCAATACGACCTTGGCCGGACGCTGGCGGAGAGCATGGATGAGCGCATCATGTTGCGCCATCACCGCTGTTTTTCCTGCTACCGGTTCGGTGCCAGCTGTTCAGCGCCAGCCTGA
- the ectB gene encoding diaminobutyrate--2-oxoglutarate transaminase: MEIFKSTESEVRVYSRAFPVIFNRAKNAHLYAEDGTEYLDFLAGAGSLNYGHNNDILKKSLLEYIESDGVSQGLDMFTTAKHDFIEAYKTHILEPRGLNYKMQFTGPTGTNCVEAAMKLARKVKGRSGIISFTNGFHGVTMGAVAATGNKHHRGGVGTPLGNVDFMFYDGYLGEDVDSLAIMDKLLSDGSSGVELPAAVIVEAVQGEGGLNACRAEWLKGLSELCKKHDILLIVDDIQAGNGRTGEFFSFEFAGIKPDIVTVSKSLSGYGLPMALVLFKPELDVWGPGEHNGTFRGNNMAFITARAAIETYWKDDAFANEVKAKTKVLGDALQAICDKYQGQFKMKGRGLMRGIEAKDADITGPITKRAFEKGLIIETSGPNDEVIKCLMPLTTSEEDLKKGAAILAECVDEIMQEGISKAS; this comes from the coding sequence ATGGAAATTTTCAAGTCAACTGAATCTGAAGTACGTGTATACAGCCGTGCCTTCCCGGTGATCTTCAACCGTGCCAAAAACGCGCACCTTTACGCCGAAGACGGCACCGAATACCTCGACTTCCTGGCCGGCGCCGGTTCCCTGAACTACGGCCACAACAACGACATCCTGAAGAAGTCACTGCTTGAGTACATCGAGTCCGACGGTGTGTCCCAGGGTCTGGACATGTTTACCACCGCCAAGCACGACTTTATCGAAGCGTACAAGACACACATCCTTGAGCCCCGTGGTCTGAACTACAAAATGCAGTTCACCGGCCCGACCGGTACCAACTGTGTGGAAGCGGCCATGAAACTGGCGCGTAAGGTGAAAGGCCGTAGCGGCATCATCTCCTTCACCAACGGTTTCCATGGTGTGACCATGGGCGCGGTTGCCGCGACCGGTAACAAGCACCACCGTGGCGGTGTTGGCACTCCGCTGGGTAACGTCGACTTCATGTTCTACGACGGCTACCTGGGTGAAGACGTCGACAGCCTGGCGATCATGGACAAGCTGCTGAGCGACGGTTCCTCCGGTGTTGAACTGCCGGCGGCTGTGATCGTTGAAGCCGTGCAGGGCGAAGGCGGCCTGAACGCGTGTCGCGCCGAGTGGTTGAAGGGGCTGTCCGAGCTGTGCAAGAAGCACGACATCCTGCTGATTGTTGATGACATCCAGGCGGGTAACGGTCGCACGGGCGAGTTCTTCAGCTTCGAATTTGCCGGCATCAAGCCGGACATCGTGACCGTCTCCAAGTCCCTGAGTGGCTACGGCCTGCCCATGGCGCTGGTGCTGTTCAAGCCAGAGCTGGACGTGTGGGGACCGGGTGAGCACAACGGTACCTTCCGTGGTAACAACATGGCGTTCATCACCGCCCGCGCCGCCATCGAGACCTACTGGAAAGACGACGCCTTCGCCAACGAAGTGAAGGCCAAGACCAAGGTACTGGGCGACGCCCTGCAGGCGATCTGCGACAAGTACCAGGGCCAGTTCAAGATGAAAGGCCGTGGCCTGATGCGTGGTATCGAGGCGAAAGACGCGGATATCACTGGTCCGATCACCAAGCGTGCCTTCGAGAAGGGCCTGATCATTGAGACCAGCGGTCCGAATGATGAAGTCATCAAGTGCCTGATGCCGCTCACCACGTCCGAGGAAGACCTGAAGAAAGGTGCTGCTATCCTTGCAGAATGCGTGGATGAAATCATGCAGGAAGGAATCAGCAAGGCGTCTTAA
- a CDS encoding DUF3429 domain-containing protein — protein sequence MIAVSRLAVMVGLAGLIPFLSAVLALYLMPQSRELVLHWFYLYSAGILAFMAGVYWPIAMQLGDRSYPQSPVVTMVLSQVFFLVAGLGLIPPVGVQIFIYTAAFVALYVVDVKWMRIYWPGWYLKLRLLLTAVVVLCQIVVGIWYFSSGA from the coding sequence ATGATCGCGGTCTCGCGTCTGGCGGTAATGGTCGGGCTGGCGGGACTGATCCCGTTTCTGTCGGCCGTTCTCGCGCTCTACCTGATGCCTCAGTCACGGGAACTGGTGCTGCATTGGTTCTACCTCTACAGCGCGGGCATTCTGGCGTTCATGGCCGGGGTCTACTGGCCCATCGCCATGCAACTGGGGGATCGCAGCTATCCACAGTCGCCGGTGGTGACCATGGTGCTCAGCCAGGTGTTTTTTCTGGTCGCGGGCCTGGGGCTGATTCCACCGGTAGGCGTGCAGATTTTTATCTACACCGCCGCGTTCGTGGCGCTGTATGTGGTCGATGTGAAGTGGATGCGGATTTACTGGCCCGGGTGGTACCTCAAACTGAGGTTGTTGCTCACGGCCGTGGTTGTGCTGTGTCAGATCGTGGTCGGAATCTGGTATTTCAGCAGCGGCGCCTGA
- a CDS encoding sigma-70 family RNA polymerase sigma factor encodes MLESRRLGPSPTAPQDGDKETLVGLYFRDASRYELLTDEAERRLSRKLNTCYRVVRDASGLPDDTPLTYRTVIGAPDIDTVESSVRMRRALQLASACRRKLIQSNLRLAVHIARRYSQQGIAMSDLIQDANVGLIKAAERFDPSRGFKFSTYAYWWISEEVKRCLQRGTRLVHTPENVVDEIRQLHKVSLRMHQSLGRVPSQAELAKAMEASPSRINELRALALREISTDTPLVADGSVTLGDSLAAEEQLVPEQSMAQRDRRRALDSMFIELTDREQAILSRRFGLGLPAPETLQVISDDMGISRERVRQIEKLALKKLQSLFHDADEVFGG; translated from the coding sequence ATGCTTGAATCCAGAAGGCTGGGACCGTCTCCGACCGCGCCGCAAGACGGCGACAAGGAAACGCTGGTTGGGCTTTACTTCAGGGATGCGTCCCGGTACGAATTGTTGACCGACGAGGCGGAACGCCGCCTTTCCCGCAAACTGAACACCTGCTATCGCGTGGTCAGAGACGCGTCGGGCCTGCCTGACGATACCCCGTTGACCTACCGGACCGTCATTGGTGCACCGGATATCGACACAGTTGAGTCGTCCGTGCGGATGCGGCGTGCCCTGCAACTGGCCAGTGCCTGCCGCCGGAAACTCATCCAGAGTAACCTGCGTCTGGCCGTGCACATCGCACGGCGCTACAGCCAGCAGGGCATCGCCATGTCCGATCTGATCCAGGACGCCAACGTGGGGCTGATCAAGGCCGCCGAGCGGTTTGATCCGAGCCGGGGTTTCAAGTTTTCCACCTACGCTTACTGGTGGATCAGCGAGGAGGTTAAGCGGTGCCTGCAGCGCGGAACCCGACTGGTGCACACGCCGGAAAACGTGGTGGACGAGATTCGTCAGCTGCACAAAGTGTCGTTGCGCATGCACCAGAGTCTGGGGCGTGTTCCGTCCCAGGCCGAACTGGCCAAGGCGATGGAGGCGTCGCCGTCACGCATCAACGAATTGCGGGCGCTGGCGCTGAGAGAGATCTCCACCGATACGCCACTGGTCGCTGATGGTTCTGTCACCCTGGGCGATAGCCTGGCTGCTGAAGAGCAACTGGTGCCGGAGCAATCCATGGCCCAGCGGGATCGTCGCCGTGCTCTGGACTCCATGTTCATCGAGCTGACAGACCGGGAACAGGCCATATTATCTCGCCGTTTTGGCCTGGGCTTGCCGGCACCGGAAACCCTTCAGGTGATCTCCGATGATATGGGTATCAGCCGCGAGCGGGTGCGTCAGATCGAGAAGCTCGCTCTGAAGAAACTCCAGAGTCTGTTCCACGATGCCGACGAGGTGTTTGGGGGATAG
- the ectA gene encoding diaminobutyrate acetyltransferase, with protein sequence MTSEGSNTTAITFRTPTKADGFRLHQLVDECPPLDPNSIYCNLLQCSHFAETGVAAEIDGDLVGFISGYILPQKPETLFVWQVAVHEKGRGQGLAKRMLKEIVGRDACKNVTHLETTITPDNEASWALFRSFARDMGAELTHHEHFEKDAHFGGVHDSEHLLRIGPFTKSP encoded by the coding sequence ATGACATCTGAAGGTTCAAATACCACCGCCATCACGTTTCGCACACCGACGAAGGCTGATGGCTTTCGACTTCACCAGCTGGTTGACGAGTGTCCTCCGCTGGACCCCAATTCCATCTACTGCAACCTGTTGCAGTGCAGCCACTTTGCCGAAACTGGCGTGGCCGCGGAGATCGACGGCGACCTGGTCGGCTTCATCTCCGGATACATTCTTCCCCAGAAGCCCGAGACGCTGTTTGTCTGGCAGGTGGCCGTGCACGAGAAAGGTCGTGGACAGGGCCTGGCCAAGCGCATGCTGAAAGAGATCGTCGGCCGCGATGCGTGCAAGAACGTGACGCATCTGGAGACCACGATCACGCCCGACAATGAAGCGTCCTGGGCCCTGTTCCGCTCTTTCGCCCGAGACATGGGTGCGGAACTGACTCACCACGAGCACTTCGAGAAAGACGCCCACTTTGGCGGCGTGCACGATTCGGAGCACTTGCTGCGCATCGGGCCTTTCACGAAGTCGCCCTGA
- a CDS encoding DUF6482 family protein, with the protein MRITLEELREQAEPLIDLLEIVSLEGQHYMARLTISDQIYLLSDKAGSTRLFRSAWETQDTLGSLSIRETQIVHPSAYHEMVGMPADQVEPLRIRVRKERP; encoded by the coding sequence GTGAGAATCACCCTAGAAGAACTGAGAGAACAGGCTGAGCCCCTCATCGATCTGCTGGAGATCGTGTCGCTGGAGGGCCAACACTACATGGCTCGACTCACCATCAGTGATCAGATCTACCTGCTGTCGGACAAGGCTGGAAGCACCCGGCTGTTCCGCAGCGCCTGGGAAACCCAGGACACGCTGGGTAGCCTGAGCATCCGCGAGACCCAGATTGTCCATCCCTCGGCCTACCATGAGATGGTCGGTATGCCTGCCGACCAGGTCGAACCGCTTCGGATCCGCGTTCGCAAGGAGCGCCCATGA